Proteins encoded together in one Pongo abelii isolate AG06213 chromosome 8, NHGRI_mPonAbe1-v2.0_pri, whole genome shotgun sequence window:
- the LOC100457730 gene encoding ras-related protein Rab-43-like, with protein MAGPGPGPGDPDEQYDFLFKLVLVGDASVGKTCMVQHFKTGAFSEGQGSTIGVDFTMKTLEIQGKRVKLQIWDTAGQKWFRTSYYRSANGAILAYDITKRSSFLSVPHWIEDVRKYTGSNIVQLLIGNKSDLSELREVSLAEAQSLAEHYEILCAIETSAKDSSKVEEAFLRVATELIMRHGGPLFSEKSPDHIQLNSKDIGEGWGCGC; from the coding sequence ATGGCAGGGCCGGGCCCAGGCCCAGGGGACCCGGACGAGCAGTACGATTTCCTCTTCAAGCTGGTGCTGGTGGGCGACGCAAGCGTGGGCAAGACGTGCATGGTGCAGCACTTCAAGACCGGCGCCTTCTCGGAGGGCCAGGGAAGCACCATCGGCGTCGACTTCACCATGAAGACGCTGGAGATCCAGGGCAAGCGGGTCAAGCTGCAGATCTGGGACACGGCCGGCCAGAAGTGGTTCCGCACGAGCTATTACCGCAGTGCCAATGGGGCCATCCTTGCCTACGACATCACCAAGAGGAGCTCCTTCTTGTCGGTGCCTCACTGGATTGAGGATGTGAGGAAGTACACAGGCTCCAACATTGTGCAGCTGCTGATCGGGAACAAGTCAGACCTCAGCGAGCTTCGGGAGGTCTCCCTGGCTGAGGCACAGAGCCTGGCTGAGCACTATGAAATCCTGTGTGCCATTGAGACGTCTGCCAAGGACTCGAGCAAGGTGGAGGAGGCCTTCCTGAGGGTGGCCACGGAGCTCATCATGCGGCACGGGGGCCCCCTGTTCAGCGAGAAGAGCCCCGACCACATACAGCTGAACAGCAAGGACATCGGAGAAGGGTGGGGCTGCGGGTGCTGA